The Elaeis guineensis isolate ETL-2024a chromosome 14, EG11, whole genome shotgun sequence genome has a segment encoding these proteins:
- the LOC105057007 gene encoding LOW QUALITY PROTEIN: ankyrin repeat-containing protein ITN1 (The sequence of the model RefSeq protein was modified relative to this genomic sequence to represent the inferred CDS: inserted 1 base in 1 codon) yields MTMEKGGERDLEMGTTSFSPGWSPNLQLPSPSPRAAYSPALVFSSSAKRMDPSSPSASPICRMEAACGPVLVLSNSGKRLDQGSPSASPATPVLVLSNSGKRMDQASPSLVLSNSGKKMDQAGKKKYVKQVTGRHNDTELHLAAQRGDVAALRQILSEIDAQMTGTAVGAEFDAEVAEIRSAVVNDINEVDETALFIAAEKGFLGVVVELLKYTDRESLLRKNRSGYDAFHIAVREGHRAIVQVLLDHDPTLCRTFGPSNATPLISAATRGHTEIVNLLLAQNTTLIELTKNNGKNALHFAARQGHVEIVKALLEKDPQLARRTDKKGQTALHMAVKGTSTAVVKALVDADPAIVMLPDRAGNTALHVATRKKRAEIVDVLLLLPDTHVNALTRDHKTAFDIAESLPLSEESAEIKECLSRYGAXQANDLNQPRDELRKTVTEIKKDVHTQLEQTRKTNKNVHGIAKGLRKLHRAGINNATNSVTVVAVLFATVAFSAIFTVPGGNKDDGVAVAGHYASFRIFFIFNALSLFTSLAVVVVQITLVRGETKTERRVVEVINKLMWLASVCTTVAFIASSYIVVGRHFQWAAILVTLIGGVIMAGVLGTMTYYVVKSKRTRTIRKKAKSLRSGSNSWHHNSDFSESEVDKIYAI; encoded by the exons ATGACGATGGAGAAGG GAGGAGAGAGGGATCTGGAGATGGGAACGACGAGCTTCAGCCCCGGCTGGAGCCCCAACTTGCAGCTCCCGTCGCCGTCACCGCGGGCGGCGTACTCACCGGCGCTGGTCTTCTCCAGCTCCGCCAAGCGGATGGATCCGAGCTCACCGTCGGCATCTCCGATTTGCCGAATGGAGGCTGCCTGCGGGCCGGTTCTGGTGCTGTCCAATTCCGGAAAGCGGTTGGACCAGGGTTCGCCGTCGGCGTCGCCCGCCACCCCGGTTCTTGTGCTCTCCAATTCCGGGAAGCGGATGGACCAGGCGTCGCCATCGCTGGTGCTCTCAAACTCGGGTAAAAAGATGGACCAAGCCGGGAAGAAGAAGTATGTGAAGCAGGTGACCGGGCGGCACAACGACACGGAGCTCCACTTGGCGGCGCAGCGAGGGGATGTGGCAGCACTGAGGCAGATTCTGAGCGAGATCGATGCCCAGATGACGGGGACGGCCGTGGGGGCGGAATTTGATGCAGAGGTGGCGGAGATTCGGTCCGCGGTCGTGAATGATATCAATGAAGTGGACGAGACCGCTTTGTTTATAGCAGCGGAGAAGGggttccttggcgtcgtggtcgAGCTGCTTAAGTACACTGATCGGGAGAGCCTTTTGAGGAAGAATAGGTCGGGTTATGATGCTTTCCATATTGCTGTGAGAGAAGGGCACAGAG CTATTGTCCAGGTACTTTTGGACCATGACCCAACCCTTTGCAGAACATTTGGTCCATCAAATGCGACTCCGCTTATATCTGCAGCAACAAGAGGTCATACTGAAATAGTGAATCTGTTGCTGGCACAAAATACTACCTTAATTGAGCTGACAAAAAACAATGGGAAAAATGCTCTTCACTTTGCTGCCAGGCAGGGGCATGTTGAAATtgtaaaagctttgctagaaaagGATCCACAGCTTGCCCGAAGGACCGATAAAAAGGGGCAAACTGCTTTGCACATGGCAGTAAAGGGAACAAGTACTGCAGTTGTTAAAGCCCTTGTAGATGCTGATCCAGCTATCGTAATGCTACCAGACAGAGCTGGGAACACAGCATTGCATGTTGCAACAAGAAAGAAGAGGGCAGAG ATAGTTGATGTTCTGTTACTCCTACCAGACACCCACGTAAATGCACTGACGAGAGACCACAAAACAGCTTTTGACATAGCAGAAAGTCTACCTCTCTCAGAAGAGTCTGCTGAAATCAAGGAATGCTTATCTCGCTATGGCG GTCAGGCCAATGATCTAAACCAGCCTCGAGATGAGCTGCGGAAGACTGTAACTGAGATCAAGAAAGATGTTCATACACAGCTAGAGCAGACTAGAAAAACCAACAAGAATGTCCATGGAATTGCCAAGGGTCTCAGGAAACTTCACAGGGCAGGCATTAACAATGCCACTAACTCGGTCACAGTAGTTGCTGTGCTCTTTGCCACGGTGGCATTTTCTGCCATCTTTACAGTGCCTGGTGGAAATAAAGATGATGGAGTGGCAGTGGCTGGTCATTATGCATcattcagaatatttttcattttCAATGCTCTTTCCCTTTTCACATCTTTGGCTGTGGTGGTGGTGCAGATCACCCTTGTGAGGGGCGAAACGAAAACAGAGAGACGGGTTGTGGAGGTGATTAACAAGTTGATGTGGCTGGCTTCTGTGTGCACCACTGTTGCATTTATCGCCTCTTCTTACATTGTGGTAGGTCGGCATTTCCAATGGGCAGCCATCCTGGTTACGCTTATAGGTGGGGTGATAATGGCTGGAGTTCTGGGGACCATGACTTACTATGTTGTGAAGTCGAAGCGCACCCGTACTATCAGGAAGAAAGCAAAATCATTGAGGAGTGGCTCAAACTCGTGGCATCATAATTCTGATTTTTCTGAATCTGAGGTCGATAAAATTTATGCCATTTGA